CTCCATGACAGGTAATAATGATGATAATTTAGATGTGTGTTGATACTGTTTTGGGGTTGGAATACTTCAAGGTTTGTGGTGTACTCTCTTCATTGGCAGGATTTGAAACCAGGTTTCAGAAAGAAGCAAACTTGTGCTCATCTGCTATTAGGCCAACGCTGGTGAAACCGCCGGAGTATATGCAGGAGAATGTGGGATTGTATTCGGCTTGGGTTGGAGGAGCGATACTAGCTAAAGTGGTGTTTCCACAGAACCAGCATGTTACTAAAGCTGACTATGACGAGACTGGACCATTGGTGGTTCACCGGAAATGTTTCTGATCCTGAAACGACCAAAACGTTTGTAGTTGCTGTTGTAGCTGAGGATtgtttttgcttttgcttttgctGTGTTTAGGTTTAACTCTAATTATTCGGACATGTCCCACTCGATCTATGTAACTTAAACTGATTCATTCTCTCAGTTTTGTTCTTGCGCAGCTCCTCTAACTGCACATTAACGTTCTCAAACTCGTTCCCCAGAGTTTTCTCCCACTCTGCTGTTACTTCACAAGAAGGAAACGACTTATCGTCAACATGAGATAACTCACAAGAGGAAGTAGAAAAGTTATCAAAACACTACTAACATGAGTTTCTTTTCCGCCCATAGAAAAGAGCCAAGATAAAAGCAAGAGACAGAACCTACCTGGGTCAACAATCAGAAAAAAATGGTAAACTCGTGAAGGTAACTgatgcaaaaaaaatcaaaatttgaagaGGGAGGCGTGCGTTACGAATTTTTGTTGACGTGGCAGTATCTGAGACGTTGAATGAAAGCTTCTTTATTTTAACGGACACGATTTGATAACGGAGCAATAAAGCCTTCAAATTTTCTGACTTATCTTTATTGTCGGACGACACTGAACTTCTTTAAAATGAGAAATAATCGAAAaacaatttaattaaaaaaaaaaaaaagaagaaacagaagaagaaagaatCCTTCTTCATCGTCGTCTCCATCCTCCCGATGAATCCACACAAAACCGAAGAAGATCTGTTCCACCACCACGATCTCGATCCAACAAACCTACTCTCTCAATCACCACACCCCTCCATCCACCACCACAGCCACAACCCCGAAAACGATCCAACCTTCTCTCTCCCGGAGTTCGTCCTCTTCCGCTCCTCACCCTCCCTAGACTCCCCATCCCACTCCTCCGACGAACAAGACTCCTTATCCCACCCCACCCCGGAAACCCCCAAAATCGCAAACCCTAGAATTTCAATCTCAACCGAAGAGCCCCGAGACTGGGACTACATCAACCCGGAGCCTCACATCTCCTCCCAATTCTACACATTCAACTCCGAATCCCACTCCCTCATGATCCTCTGCCTCCGCGAAGGCCGCCTCGCCTCCCCCGCCGAGATCCGCGTCGCCACCCCTCGCTCCGTCCTCAAATCGTGGCGCTCCGTCTGGAAGGACCGCAACGAGGACACCGCCTACGTCACGGCGTGGAAACGGATCCAGGACAAGCTCACCGCGCGCCTCGATCCCGCCTCCGGCAACGAGTTCCTCTGCTTTAAAAACAACACGCGGCAGTTCGTGTCGCACGTTAGCCAGTGGCAGGACATAGTCATGGGGTTTCACGGTGACGGCGACTTGAAACACTTGGGGGTTAGAGAGACTATCGATAGGATTAAGCAGGTTTGGACCGTTGGTGCTAAGTTGTACGGTATCCCAGAGAGCTTTATTAGGGTCTGTGTGGCGGCGTGTGGTGTTTGCAACGCGGTTACTGGGTCCGGTTCGAGGAATAAACGGCGGCGTTTTGAGTATACTGAGTCTTTCGATGTGCCTGCCAAGGACGTTGCTGATAGGTTGCAGGAGTTAGCTGCTAAGCATAAGGTGGTGCTGTGTATTAGGCAGAAGTATATTAGGTACAAGCCGTTTATGGCCGAGGTGAAGGATTACGCTTGTCACAGAGCTGGTGAGCCTGCGTCCAAGAAGTCCAGGGTTTTGAAGAGGGAGCCTTATCAGTCGAAGAGATGCGGGTGTGGTTTTAGGATTAGAGCTATTGTCCCCATTGCTAATTATAATGAAAAGGATAAGACTTTTGTTTACGAGGAGGAAGGCACAGCTGTTTTTAAGATGTACGCTGTTCATTCGGGGCATGAGCCCGGGGCGATGGATGGGAACGCGAGGATCATGCATCGGCTTGTTGGTCATAAGGAGTTTTTGATGGAGCATGATGTGGTCTATGGCGTGAGGGAAGAGTTGGAAAGTGAAGAGATTGGGAAGGACGATGGTGGAGATATGCGTTTGAGTGTGTTGCATCAGGTGCATGAGCTGAGGAGTGAGCTTGGTACTTTAGAAGGAAAGATTGGGAAGATTCCGGAAGAGATGTTGGGTTCAGTGTCCAGAGAGTTGTTTGAGCTGCTCAACAAGATCAGGAACATCGACGAAGAGGGTGTTAAGGGAACAACGGGCTTGCTTTCCGACAAGGAAATGCTTGTTGGAGATAACGATTTAGCTCATTGGAGTgaccatcaccatcaccatcaccatgaGCATTTGTATGGAGATGGGAAGGATACAGAGCTtattgaagatgatgaagacaGTTTCGGGAGGAGCCTTGATGATGTTGTTCCTTGGGAACAGATAAGGCCACCATCAGGGTGTACAAGCCCAAAGGATATATTGTCGGAAACATCATGTAAGCCTGAGAAATGGTTAAAGTGCAATGACTTTGATGAGAAGAGCATTCTGAACTGTGAAGATTCGAAACTAACAAAACCGATGAGAGACGATGAAGGTATAGTATCAGACGTAGGTTTAGTTGGTATACAAGTGGATAGCTTCTATCAAGAAAACTCAAAATGGTACGATTCTCCTTGTGAAGAAGACAATGGATTCAGACATGGAGAGATTTTGTAGAAACACGGGGTAAGGTTCGTCTTTATAACCAGTTTCTAACTCAGCTATCACACACATCTTATGTATATCATAACTGGGGGATCAGATTGTATATTTATGCATTCTATAAGTCGAgagtattttgttttgtaatgttGTACAGGTTTCTTTTGTTGTGTGGTTGTGTAAAATGAAACCCATATTTGTGTCTCTGCATATATATAACATTGTTGTTAGTTTTATTTAACCTTTCTGTAATTTAAATTAACTTTTGACACGCGTAAGGTTTGTTAACGCTTACCTCTGTAGAGTTTATCTTCTTATCCATCGGTTAACTATAAAATACGGGTGGGCAAtaaaccaaaaccgaaccgatccaaATCAAACCAACTGAAgttaaaccgatccaaaccaaaccgtgCTTTTTACGAACTCAATTGGTTCATGTTTTACTCATCCtgaatggtttggtttggtttgggttcaaaccgaaccaatccaatatatttttatctataaataaaaaaaaataatatatatatatatatatatatataaacatattgtaaattttagttaaagttttgttttccactttttcttaacttccatatattttttaaaaaatccaaatatgattcaaataatcctAATACCTAAAGATtgtactgaaaacaaaacctaaaaactataaGCATCTAAATCGTAGCCATGTCGTTTCGTTCTTTTCCAATTTTCATTCTCTAAATTATGTAACAAAGTTATTAGaggatcaataaaaacaaaaaggtagATGCAAATAGTCTTTTAGTTAATAGGTTTTGGAATGCTTACAAATATTTGTTATGCTAATTAGATTACAAATAGTGTGCTCTTtgcttattatgtattttttcctttaacgtcgttaagagttttgtcatcgagctttaaattgttttttgtttcatagatttttaaagaaaaccaaactaaatctaaaccaaactgaactaaaccgaactaaaccgaacataaaccgaacccaaaccaaagctactttggttttaattgggttgagttttataaaacccaaattaaccaaaccaaaccgaacccaaaccgaacccgaaactaaacCGATAAGCCCACTATAAAACTCATTTAATGGGCTCCGCGTTTAGATCCCGTAGGCCCAATGCTCCTAATACGACGTCGTTAGTTAAAGACCTAAAGTATACACTCCTCTCCCGCCGCTTTCTTCTTCGGCCGGAATCTGACGTCAGCATAAATTCGCGGTGGTTTTTACGTTGAAAGATGGCAGCTTTGCAAGGTTACGGCTTGATCTCCGTTAATTCTCCCCTCCATTTCCCTCGTACGCATCAATTCAAGAGGTTacactctcttcctctctattGCCTTAATGGGTTGGAATCGATAGTGTCCAAAGATGATTGTAAAGATCCGTGTTGTTGGTTTTGTTAAAAATTCTATCATTTTATATCTTTACAAGGGATTAGATCTGTTAGTTAGACTATAGTCTTATGATCATCTCTGATTggctgagtttttttttttgttaccggACATCATTACTTGAAGCTCTGTTTTGTCTGAATTGTTAACATGCTCTGGCTTTATCTTTACATCACGCAGAAGGAATGCGAGGTGGGTCTCTCCCATAGCAGCTGTAGTACCTAACTTCCATCTCCCAATGCGCAGTCTCGAGGATAAAAACAGGTCGGTTTAGCTTCAGTTCCGGTTTAGTGTTCTTGTTGATGccacaactctctctctctctctctctctctcttgttacAGGACAAACACAGAAGACATAAGGTCCCTTAGAGTTATCACAGCCATCAAGACACCGTATCTCCCCGACGGAAGATTCGACCTCGAAGCATACGACAACCTAGTCAACACGCAGATAGAAAAAGGCGCTGAAGGTGTGATCGTCGGTGGTACAACCGGTGAAGGCCAGTTGATGAGCTGGGATGAACA
The window above is part of the Brassica napus cultivar Da-Ae chromosome C8, Da-Ae, whole genome shotgun sequence genome. Proteins encoded here:
- the LOC106415728 gene encoding uncharacterized protein LOC106415728 produces the protein MNPHKTEEDLFHHHDLDPTNLLSQSPHPSIHHHSHNPENDPTFSLPEFVLFRSSPSLDSPSHSSDEQDSLSHPTPETPKIANPRISISTEEPRDWDYINPEPHISSQFYTFNSESHSLMILCLREGRLASPAEIRVATPRSVLKSWRSVWKDRNEDTAYVTAWKRIQDKLTARLDPASGNEFLCFKNNTRQFVSHVSQWQDIVMGFHGDGDLKHLGVRETIDRIKQVWTVGAKLYGIPESFIRVCVAACGVCNAVTGSGSRNKRRRFEYTESFDVPAKDVADRLQELAAKHKVVLCIRQKYIRYKPFMAEVKDYACHRAGEPASKKSRVLKREPYQSKRCGCGFRIRAIVPIANYNEKDKTFVYEEEGTAVFKMYAVHSGHEPGAMDGNARIMHRLVGHKEFLMEHDVVYGVREELESEEIGKDDGGDMRLSVLHQVHELRSELGTLEGKIGKIPEEMLGSVSRELFELLNKIRNIDEEGVKGTTGLLSDKEMLVGDNDLAHWSDHHHHHHHEHLYGDGKDTELIEDDEDSFGRSLDDVVPWEQIRPPSGCTSPKDILSETSCKPEKWLKCNDFDEKSILNCEDSKLTKPMRDDEGIVSDVGLVGIQVDSFYQENSKWYDSPCEEDNGFRHGEIL